Genomic window (Falco cherrug isolate bFalChe1 chromosome 4, bFalChe1.pri, whole genome shotgun sequence):
TTTGCCAGGATTGCGGCTGCCACCTCCGCTCCTGAGCTTcactcctgcctgctccccttcACCTGCTGGTTCTTGCCATTTTTCAACCTGTCTGTTCTGCTAGCAGAGCTTTAACTCTCGTGTTCATTGCACAAGGGATGTGCACAGGCCCTGCTCTTGTTTTCATATGGAAATGTTATTTAGAATCGAAGGTGGGCTTCCTGCAAGCGAGCAATCTACCTAAGAGGCCTTAGCAGGACAGGAGTCCCTTTCCGCACAGGAATACATAACGAACGATTCGCGTACGCCAAGAACGCTGGTTCAGCTCGGATTTACCACCTTACCTCACACCCGAGAGATTAATTTGCACAGTATTCGGTTAACGCCAGCGAGTTACTGGGAAAGCCGGTGTAGGCCGGGCCCCCAATCCCCCGCCCCTGGCTgagcggccgggccgggcaggcaGGGAGCGCCCCTgcagggcccggcccgcccgAGGCGGCGTGCGGGGCTGCCTGTCGCCGTGGCCACGGGGCAGCTGCGTCCCCGGGGCGGCGGGTGTCCCCCAACGGCGGGGGGGCCCACGCGCTCCGTCGCCACAGCGACACCGCAGCCGGCGGTGGGGAGGGCCGAGGCgcggagggagggggctctTCGTATCACCGCTGcagcggggtgctggggggcggGGAGCCGGTGCTCTCCCATGATCCTCCCTGCCCAAGGCTCCCCTCCGCCCAGGCCCCGAGCGGCGCCGAGCCGGTACCTGCTGCAGGCGGAGGTGAGAGGCCAGCACGGGAGGTAAGTGCAGGAAGCAGTCTCGGGTCCCGCTCAGGACGACCGTCACCGCAGCGGCTCCAGCTCCCCCTCCGCCGGGGTTGCCGCTGCCCCACATGCCGCCGGcggccgagccgagccgggccgggccccgcagCCCGGCACCTCTACGCGCCCGCTCCGCCCCGGCAGGGCGCTGCCTCCCCGGGGACGGGCGGAGAGGGCGGGACGGCCCTTCCCAGAGcgcccccttccctcccctgccacgCCCGAAGCAGGGGCGTGGCCCGCTGCCAGCCAATGCGGACGCGGCATTATACCCGTTCTCTGCCTCTGATTGGCTTCTCTATCGAGGGTTTCGGCTGCTCTGTCTGGTTTACCGACCCCGTCTATATCCGCCTCAGTTGCAGCCAACGGGAGTTCTGCCCGTTGCCCGACTGGCTGTTCTCTCGGCGAGCAGCTAGAGCGGCCTGACGCGGGGCGCGGTGGGCGATGGGAAGATGGCGGCCGGTGGCAGCGGCGGGCCGGGTGATGCCTGCAAGCACCACGCACAGCTTGGGGTCTGCGAGTCGCGCGCCAAATACCGGGAGGGGCGGAGGCCGCGCGCCGTGAAGgtggggccggcggggccgcgcggggccgcgcggggccgggggcgtTGGCTGCGGCTCATGGGGCGCGGGGCAGACCGCCAGCCCGGCTCCCCGCCTGCCCCCGGCTGCGGCTGTGGCGCCGCCTGCGCGCCGCCATTAGTGCTCGGCCCCGTCCCgggtggttttggttgttaTTCTCGGTGCGGCGGGGCAGGGCTCGGCTGGCAGCAGGCGCCGGGGGAAGGGCTGGAGCGGAGCCGGGTGGCTCGGGTACCGCCCGCCCTGCGCTGTGCGAGTTGGTCGCTCAGGAACGCGCGTAGCGGGCGGGGTGTCCGCCCGGCGGTGCGGGGCCGTgcccgggagcggcggggccgcctGTCGCCGCtggccggggggcggcgggagcgcggggctgggggcacagggcgctgctgtgcctgctgcgCGGCAGGGGCTCGCGTTACAGCAGCACGAACGCTGGATCTGGGTTTGGTCGGTGCTGTTGACGtgcagtggtgggctgtaacGGCGCCTTCTAGGGCTGGCTTGagaaggagcaggcaggaggaagccGCTGTcacaaaaacaatttgtgcGACCTATTTGCAGAGACTGTTTTTTGTGATGGCAGTTTGAGAGCTGGTTTCCTCAGTGGCTCTCTCTTTGTCCTGCGTTTTCTGGTTTTTGAGAAATACATGTAACTCATGCAGTCTAAacgtggggttttttaacaaaGAATTAACTTCCTTTGATCTTAATAGCTTAGCTGCCCAGTGTATGTCGTGAGCCGTCAAGAGAACTTCGCTTACGAGTCTGTGTTATGTGACAGTCAttacacaaagcagaaaaaaagtggcTGGTTTTTAACCTGCAGGGGAAAGACCTTGTTTCTCTTGTCGTCTTTCTTGTatcttgtattaaaaatgtatgttgttTGAGCACCAGAGCAAGGAGACAGCTTAGCTTTGCGCATAGGTGATCTGGAATTGTTGTacttttggtgtttttttttttttgtggattcCCCCCTGCTTTACCTGTGTGACCTCTGTCTCTGAACAAGACAGGTttttcagtgtggttttttttttctttatcatggCACTGCCTCATATTAGCTGGCTATTAGTCAGTCTTGCAAGGGCATTAGCCAGAGAGAGATTTTACTCGGCAAATGTCAGTACCCTAACCTGGTGTGAAAGAATCGGCTCTAATTTGTGTTCTACTTTGAGTAAGAAGCTTGAGTTTAGTTCCTGCTCAGTGATGAAGAGGTCCCAGATAGCCATGTACTTAATGTTCCTGCAAGAGTGCAGTCAAAATAGAGCACAGTGGGATTTTCAGCATCCTGAGAGGATTtgagaaacaacagaaaacacgGAGAAATTCCTTGCTTTTGCAGTAAAACAAGAATGTGAGCATTTTAGattactgtattttgttttgtgtcttctttatttttttccaggtttatACTATCAACTTGGAATCTCGTTATTTACTAATACAAGGAGTTCCAGCATTAGGTGTTATGAAGGAATTAGTTGAACAATTTGCATTATATGGTGCCATTGACGAGTACCATGCTCTAGATGAATATCCAGCAGAGCAATTCACTGAAGTTTATCTTATAAAATTCCAGAAACTGCAATGTGCAAGGTATTGGACAGGGCAGTATCTGCCTCTTGCTGTCTTAATCTTCTACACCTTCTTTATTTACAATCTGTTAAGATTCTAGAGAGTTGAAGTAAAATCCTCAGTTTTGCCAATACAATTTAATTCCCTTCAGGGTggccaagaaaaaaatggacGAACGAAGTTTCTTTGGTAGTTTGCTGCATGTGTGCTACGCTCCAGAATTTGAAACAGTCCAAGAAACTAGGGAGAAGTTGCAGGATAGAAGAAAGTACATAGCAAAAGCAACAAATCAAAGAGGTTTGTAATTAAACTTCCTATAGAATCGTAACATCTCACTTCAGGGGTGAGTAGGGTTTTGGTTAAAATGGccattaaagaaaatgctttttgggTAGCTGttttaaagatgcattttgTTTGCAGCAGAATGGAGACATCTTTCAGTATTTAGAGGGCTGTACCTTCTTCAGagtaacttttttgttttggttaagaccctttaataatgaaatacttccttctcttcttgttttctttgcaaaatgttaTCAGAAATTTAAAGCAGTGGCAGGAAATTTGAGATCATCTTTTCACCCTTGTTCCAGCTTATTCAGGCATGCCCAAAGGGGCAGTTTTGTGAGGAAGGTGACTATACTAGAACCTTCATCAAAAAAATTCTCCAGCCTACATATTGGCACAGGAGGAATGCTAGGAGTGGGCTGGGTTTATAAAGGCTACTGTACTGCAGCATTCCCAGGCAGCACTGAAGGCTGGGCAAGCTAAGAAATAAGCAGATTGCTGAACACAGGCTTCTCCTTTCCTGTGCTTGTGTACTTTCATATAATTATTCATTGCATGAGGATATTTTAAAGTGAGTAAAATCATTGACTTCACATCAGAACGCCTGTTTTTTCAATGTTGCAAGACAGCCGGTCCTTGCAAATCAGTGACTTTTACCTCCAGTTCCAATTTCAGCATTAGATATATCTGCCTTGTGTTCTCAAAACTGTTGAAATACTTCTGCTCAGGCTTTCCTCACAAGCCAGCAGAGGGACTAGGCTGGAAAACTAGTTTGAAAGGTGCCGCTTAAGAGAAAAGAAGTGCAGAAGGGTGGCTGGGAATGAAGGACCACTGGTATTGCTTCTGTAATTTTACTAAATGTTTTTTGTTACATGTTAGAACTAATAATGATGTGAAATAGTGAAgctactttttttgttttgaagactGCTTTGTGTTAAAGAAAGTAGAGGGGCCTAAGAAGACAGTCTCAAAGAGCTCCGAGCACAACTGTCTGTGGAGTACATCAGAATCACGTGCAGCCAGTAACTGGGATCCATCCTGCTTTACAAATTCTCACGGGGTGTCCCACCACATGGGGTATCCATCTGGGAATCCTAATCAGGGTCTGTTGACATTTCCCCAGTATGGTAACAGTTGCACTGGAACTTCTGGGTACTTTGGTCAAAACGTATCCCTAACTCCAAGTGTACATCCAGGAGGATGCACTCCACCAGCTTCCTTAATGCAGCAAAGAATGGTTCCGATTGATAATGGAGTTGATAGGTTTATGCCTCGTACAACTCACCTGCAAGAACgtaagaggaagagagaagaaggTAACAAATTTCCCCTTATTGGAACAAGCGTGGACAATACTGAAGTCATTATTGGTCCACAGCTACCGGAAATACCTAAAGTGGATATGGATGATGATTCATTGAATACTTCAGCTGCGTTAATTCgaaataaactgaaagaggtATGGGTTCCAAAAGttctgatattttcattttcaaacacatATATGTTCATTATCCATAAAAATAGAGACCCTAAGATAATTTACTTCAACAGTTATTTAGTTTTAGCAGTTTATTTGCCATGAAGCTGATGTTCTTACTATTTAACTCTTCCATAATGCAAAACATTGTAGGCAATTCTACTCCATACCTCTTACACAACACTTCAGCAAGTATGAGTGTCAGTGCATGGTCCTAAATGATTTTTAGTAAATGACACTTTTTCTGCACCCCCCCACATGGGGAGGCACAGCAACTTTGCAGGTAGCTGTGCTGACTCCAGTATCAAGTACATGACTTgtatctgttttctgaaagggagtgaaaaataacaaagtcGGAGTTCAATGTAATTTTGTTCCAACACTTCTTACGGCATTAAAAGATGTACAGAACTACAAATTCTATGCCGAGAAGCATGGTAGAAGTGCTTTTTATAACCTTTTATGGAGGACATTAATCAATCAGCAGGTCAAACACTCCTGGTAACTTTCCATTTAcattataatacaaaaaagCTCCCTTGACTATGACTAACTTGATTGATTTGAAAGAGCTTATCTCCAGTCACTGCttatattaaatacatttctaaaatagGTGTCTGAACACACTTTTGCTTTCTCATCTCTTCCTGAAATACCCGAGTTTTCAAAGTAAGATTTGGTACGTGTTTTAAATACCTCTGGTAGGGAGATACGCAATGCTTTATTACTGAGTATCTGAAATCAGTTTCCGTGGTTAATATACAAAAATGGTTCTGCTAACACATCCAAGTTTCACGTCCCTTGTGTTTAATGCTGCATTTGGTGttacctttttcccctttttctgcaggaaagTTCCATACAAGTGTGATTACAGTAATACATCCCTCCCAATACTCAGATTTTGGAGACGTGGCCTTACTtcagcataaaaaaaagaagtggctgCAGTTtactaaaaattactttttctcccAATTTAGGTGGCAGATTCTGTTTCAAGGACATCTGTGGAAAAGCCAGAGAGTAGTTCAGCCAAACCACTTGTAAAGCAGAGAAGAAGAATATAGGTACTGCTGGCAGCATCTTCCAACAGTCCTTTTTTAAAGGCTATAgattaaaatacttatttttttaatataaaaaataaaactattttatattGCGTTACAGAGAATTCCCTGTTGAAAATTGTATCAATTTGTTTCTTGGAATGAAAAAACCAGTATAATATATTATTGTTGCAGTCTTGTCTTTGAATGTGTAATGTATTACATAACTCATTGAAGAACTGTATTTAGGTAGAGTAATAGAAGTAAACTATTTATTCAGTAGCTTTTACGGTAAAGGACTATTGAAACTTGGTAACAGTTTTAAGTTGCTCCTATTTTTACTATACCATGaagaacagtgaagaaaaaacctCTTACAACAGTATTCCACTTGGAGTTAGAGTTTACGAACATCCCGGAAAGTTTTCTGTTCAAATGCCATACTgctctgtaaaacaaaacaaaatattttcagttactaAAGGATTTAAATTTGGCCAGAAAAAGTGCTGAAATGAAACGTGTAAGCAGTGAAAGTCCTTACATTTAGGGTACCTCTTGCTTTTTAGCTTTGAAAAGGTAAATTCCATAGCATTAATGACATCATCGCCGAGAGACTAGTCAGAATATTTGAAGTTACAACTGAAGGGGAAATTCACATTGTAACTGTTCAGCAGTGGTAACGTGTGAGGAAGGAATGAGTAAAGGAGCGACATTTCCCTTGATGATGAGATAACTATCCACAGCACTGCGTTGTAACAGTCCTGGAGTGGGAGCGCTCCGGGGCTGCTGTTGGCAGCAGAACTGGTGCTGGGGTGATGAGCCCATCACTGGGCTATGGTGCCCCACGCTGACACTCAACAGGATTGGTGCTGGGTCCAAGCCCATGTAACAGATCAGCTCATGGCATATCTTTGTGGACTCTTGTAGGACCACTTACAGTGCTAGAACTCAGTCCAATACATtgttcattacatttttaaaaaatatatttaactaGAAACAAGTGTTTAATTTGAGTCAAGGGGTACAATTAAATTTCCCCAACATAACCCCACTAGGAAATCTAGTACATTACAGGTTTTCTACCTGTAAAGCTGGTAGCTGAAACTACAGACCtcataaaaaggcaaaagctgGGTAGGGTACAGAACAGAGGGCCCGAATACTGTAAGCAAGAAACAAGCCAAGTTTCCCACCTCTTGCCACGAGTTGTGTACCTGCTTTATCACCAACGGTGACAGCAAACTGATTTATGAATGTAATTTTGCTCAGAAACTTCTTAAAACCTTTTCACTGGTGTAAAAAACCAGAGTACTTAACCTGGGTTTTCCAAAATCCTTCAAAGTCTTTTGACAGCCTGCCAAGAAGTCTGGCATTTTGgaaacagctgctttgcagctgacACGATACAGTACAGCCTGCAATCACTCTACAAGGCTCTTCCTTCCTGTCCTCCAGCCTGCCAGGCAGGTGAGCTGGCAGAAAGCGTAGGTTTCCAGCAAACAAAAACTTGTGGTGTTCTCCGCAGTCTTacagtcttttctgtttctgggaAGCACTGcctgtatttcagaattttgtttttccacCTCTATGAAGGCACAACTATCggtattttaaaatgacacGCCATTCAAATAGAATAATGATTActggatgaggaaaaaaatattctttatataGAGCACAAATGCTCTCCACAGTTGAACTTGACACTGAGGGGAAAAGCACGTTCTACATTACCATCAAATATTCTGAATTGAATTAgatttatttctaataaataCAGGCCAGTTAGGTTAAAAAACAGCAGTGCCACACTAAGATGAAAATTActcaaggtatttttttcagaaagttacCAGCCTCTCCCAAAAAAGACTCTATAAATGAGGTGATGGCAAGTGTTGCCAGTGgcactgaagaaagaagaaatgaaagttgTATTCCTGGAGATCTTTCAGATAAACAATTAAAGAGAACACTCTCATTTTCTTAGTCTGATCAGATGCTTATTGAGGATCATTCATTATATTGCTGCGCCAGGACAGATGAAAAGTGCGTTCC
Coding sequences:
- the RBM48 gene encoding RNA-binding protein 48 translates to MAAGGSGGPGDACKHHAQLGVCESRAKYREGRRPRAVKVYTINLESRYLLIQGVPALGVMKELVEQFALYGAIDEYHALDEYPAEQFTEVYLIKFQKLQCARVAKKKMDERSFFGSLLHVCYAPEFETVQETREKLQDRRKYIAKATNQRDCFVLKKVEGPKKTVSKSSEHNCLWSTSESRAASNWDPSCFTNSHGVSHHMGYPSGNPNQGLLTFPQYGNSCTGTSGYFGQNVSLTPSVHPGGCTPPASLMQQRMVPIDNGVDRFMPRTTHLQERKRKREEGNKFPLIGTSVDNTEVIIGPQLPEIPKVDMDDDSLNTSAALIRNKLKEVADSVSRTSVEKPESSSAKPLVKQRRRI